The following are encoded together in the Deltaproteobacteria bacterium genome:
- a CDS encoding type II toxin-antitoxin system HicA family toxin, translated as MTKLPVIPYRRLKKIAELAGFTWINCEGSHNTFRNAQGKTIVIPNHGHHVIVRPLLRKILRDLGITIEEYQHLLRKF; from the coding sequence GTGACCAAGCTTCCGGTCATTCCATACCGTCGGCTAAAAAAAATTGCCGAGCTTGCTGGCTTTACCTGGATAAACTGCGAAGGTAGCCATAATACCTTTCGTAACGCCCAGGGTAAAACCATTGTCATTCCTAATCACGGCCATCATGTCATCGTGAGACCGCTTCTTCGCAAGATCCTCCGCGACCTCGGTATTACCATCGAAGAATATCAGCATTTATTGCGTAAATTCTAA
- a CDS encoding type II toxin-antitoxin system HicB family antitoxin — protein sequence MKRSFTMVVERDPDSKWLVAEVVELPGCYTQAKDMRTLEANVQEAIRAYLKTAMIKKPVVDFVGTWRIEVSA from the coding sequence ATGAAACGTTCATTCACTATGGTTGTAGAGCGAGACCCAGACAGTAAATGGCTTGTGGCCGAGGTTGTTGAGTTGCCAGGCTGTTATACCCAGGCCAAGGATATGCGCACGTTAGAGGCTAATGTGCAGGAAGCAATCCGTGCCTATCTCAAGACCGCCATGATCAAGAAGCCAGTTGTGGATTTCGTTGGTACTTGGCGTATCGAGGTGTCTGCGTGA
- a CDS encoding type II toxin-antitoxin system VapC family toxin, producing MKVVLDASVGIMLAVANENKKLQDIVSKAEWVFVPHLYGFEIANTIWKYAKAKIWQEEECETVLQRALSLPDEYIASKILASEALALAQQQSHSAYDMFYLVLARRYNALLATLDKKLAKIAATINIKIIT from the coding sequence ATGAAAGTAGTTCTTGATGCTAGCGTGGGTATTATGCTTGCCGTGGCCAATGAAAATAAAAAGCTACAAGATATAGTCAGTAAAGCCGAGTGGGTTTTTGTTCCGCATTTATATGGTTTTGAAATAGCCAACACTATTTGGAAATACGCTAAGGCAAAAATATGGCAAGAAGAAGAATGTGAAACAGTATTACAACGAGCTTTGTCTTTACCTGATGAATATATAGCAAGTAAAATATTAGCCAGCGAAGCTCTCGCATTGGCACAACAACAAAGTCATTCTGCTTATGATATGTTTTATTTAGTTCTCGCACGTCGTTATAATGCACTACTAGCAACGCTAGATAAAAAACTTGCAAAGATTGCTGCCACCATAAACATCAAAATTATAACTTAG